In the genome of Arachis hypogaea cultivar Tifrunner chromosome 9, arahy.Tifrunner.gnm2.J5K5, whole genome shotgun sequence, the window GCTATGTAGAATAGTTATATTAATTGTAGGAATATATCTATTTGTATatcttaatttgtatttatatgacGATGTCTCATCTCTTTCATTTCTCTTTTTGATAAAATCTTTTtctatagaagaaaataatagttatttactgttttgtatgtgtgctatgcagatttcaaatcttttggATTGCACTTCATGGTCAGGGGCTGGACCAGGGCTAATGGACGATGTTACTCAAGGTGCTCTTTAAGTAGGACCAGTTGGTGGATTCAAGTTTTAGTCATCTGATATATCTTTGCCATACTGATTTAATTTATGTTCTATTAAAATAGAAATTCTCATTGTAATGACTTTTAATGTAAATGTAGCTTATTGAAGGAGGATGTGAATCTCCAATCCACACTGTAACTCACctttctttatatttattttagactAACTATAAATTGTGCATTTGTTCACTCCATGCTTACATCTATTAGAAAAGGTTGCTATGTCTATCTTTAATTACTTAATACTTTAAATTAgtaacaatatttttttggtaTGTTATATTAATATTAAGTAATATGTCTTGATGCAGCACTTTAATGGCTTTAGAAGTTAGATGATGTATTTAGTTTTAAGTTCTCTTTGAATAGTTTTGAGTTTTGCTAATAATATTCTGATGACTTTTGCAGAACTGTTGCATGTGTTTCATGAGCATCTTGGAGCTGGAGTAGAAGATGTTGTCCTAGATTGCATTTAATAATAACAATACTTGCTGGGAGGAGCTAGAGTAGAAGAGAAAGCATTGGCAGTTACCAGTCATCATGGTTGCCATTAAGCCACATTAAATATTAATGATCTTGAATAGACTTAATCTTTGTTTGAGCAAACAATTCAGGCTATACTTAAAAACAAGAATAAATTTTGATGCACATCCAGTAGGATATACACAAGATTGTATCATTGTATTGTTAACTTGAATGTCTCATTAAATTAAAGCTAAATCTTAAATGCCATTACATTATTTAGCACTGTgagttttatatatttaaaaaaggttATGTTGTTATAAATAAGATTATACTTAAATTGTCTACTTTTGTTTCAtggcttattttaaaaaaaaattatacggtttcaaattttcttattttcatttttttaattgatttttttcatttattctgGCTAACATTGGATATAAAAGTTATCGCAAAATTATGTGTATTGACTTTGTTTTATGTTCAATATGTTACAGCAAAAATTATTGGCTAATTGTAGAATAGATGCATTAATTTAAGTTTTCTAAAAGCAAAGAAGGATATAGTAGAATGAAAGGAtagttttttatttgttcttatggaaatatatattaacaaatacaggaaagacaaaagcattcCTGAAAAAGAGCATTTTTTCAAAAGCCAAAATTCTGGAGAAAGTCtaaagaaaaatatctttttaaagtCAAATTGTTTAGCTGCTGTAGTAGATGACATCAGAGAatagtatataaaaaatacaGTCAAAAAATGAGTCTTCTATACAGAAAAAATGTAAATggatatatatcttttttattagcaGTTATGATtcctttttatcatttttattttgaatctttcTTCTTGATAGTGTATTTCTTTGAGGCCATGAAAGTACTTAATCTACTTATGGCCAAAATCTTattccaaaaacaataataatttataatttgacATAAAAGCAACTAAAgctttttctttaattcctttttaatctaataaggctattttttgttttatatattttttctgttatagttctatttaattattttaatttcatgcaaattagCAATTGCTCAAGATTTCATGATACAAATATAAAAAGGTATTTTATTGGATGATGATCGAAAATATATTGATGCTATTGAAGAAGCAAGTCATTGAGGTTCTGGATATTATTTGTGTAAGCTATTTGTCACACTACTATGGACACATTCAATGATTAGACCAGAAGTAGTTTGGCAAAAATGCTGGAGTCTCCTATCAGATGGAATATAACATGATCGTAGAAACATGTTTTGCCTACCAGGTTCACTCCCATCCTCTCTTTTtcgatttttgatttattttacatatcctaagattaattttaaacggatatttattcattttttcaaATTTCCTTTCATATTGTGGCCTAAAAGTTTTTAATTACTCAATATCAACAACAAAAAGTTTACACACTTACCCTTATAGTTTCTTACATACAATTGATTTTCATCATGTCGATTTGGTTTTATCAGAAGCTGAATTGTTGCAACTTACTCTTCTTGACATTGAGAAAATTCTTAATAGAAATGAAAAATCCAACAATGTCATTTCCTGATGTAGATGACACTCAGTTCACAATGGAGCAAGCCTCTCAAAACAAGTTAATATTAGATGAGCTTCGTTATGATCGTGCATTGTTAGCTAAACAACACAAGAAATTTCTATCACAAATATATACAAACCAAAATCATGTTTATGACAAAATAATAGCAGCTATCACATCAAATTCCGGTGGGGTATTCTTCTTATACGGTTATGGAGGAACAGGAAAAATTTTTGTTTGGAAAACTCTTTCCGCTGCTCTTAGATCAAAAGGTGAAATCGTGTTAACAGTTGCTTCAAGTGGAATAGCATTGCTTTTGTTACCTGGTGGAAGAATTGCACATTTTAGATTTGCAATTCCTCTTACTCCAGATGAATGTGCTACGTGCAACATCAAACAAGGAAATCCATTGGCTAGATTAATTTCAATAAGGAAACTTATTATTTGGGATGAAACTCCTATAATGAATCGATTTTGTTTTGAGGCACTGGATAGAACAATAAGGGACTTATTGCGTCATACCAATGATGCAAGTTTGCACTTACCGTTTGGAGGAAAAACAGTTGTCTTAGGAGGGAATTTCAGACAAATTCCTCCAATCATAACAAAGGGTTCTAGATAAGACATTGTTGATGCATCAATTAATTCATCATATTTGTGGGAAcaatgtcaaattttaaaattgactcaaaatATGCGTTTAAACTCTGTGCATGAGGATCACAGTGTTGAGGAATTGAAAGAATTTGCAAATTGGATTCTTGCCATAGGAGATGGTAAACTAGGAGATTCGGATGATTGTTGCAGTATCATAGCCATTTCATCAGAGTTGTTAATTAGAGAATTCAATGATCCAATTGAAGCAATAGTTCGAGCTATTTATGCTGATTACTTAAATAATGTTTGCAATCCATTACATCTCCAAGGTCGGACTATTTTAGCCTCTACCATTAATGTTGTTGAAGAGGTCAATAATTACATGCTCTCTTTAAATGGGAATGAAATAAAAACATATGTGAGTTCTAACTCAGCATGCTTTAAAGACGGAGCTAACAACACGTTTGAAAGCATACACACACCAGAATTTTTGGCAACCATCAAATCATCCAGCCTCCCCAGTCATGAGCTACAACTTAAAAAAGGTTGTCTTGTGATGCTTATACGAAATATTGATCATTCAGCAGGTCTTTGTAATGGAACTAGATTGATTGTCACAAGACTTAGGAAATAAAGTTATCGAAGCAGAAGTTTTGTCAGGCAATAATACTGGCGAAAAAGTTTTCATACCAAGAATGACTCTAACCCCATCTGATGCAAGATTACCTTTTAAGTTCCAACGCGAACAATTTCCCTTGATGCTTTCATATGCCATCACAATAAACAAGAACCAAGGACAATCTTTGAATCATGTAGGATTACTTCTTAAACAACCAATGTTCATGCATGGACAACTTTATGTGGCAATTTCACGAGTTACCAACAAAAGTGGATTAAAAATTGTAATATCCCATGAGGAATCCAACAACTCAACCGAAACACAAAATGCGGTATACCAAGAAGTTTTTAGAAATCTCTCAAATGATACCGGTATGCACTACTCTACCATTATGATTAAAATTTTGCTATTACCGTTAAAATTGCTATTATATTCCTATCGCAACTATGTgacttaaaaaattatattttcctaCAACTCCTCAATCATGCCTCCCCATCCATGCTAACACAGACAATTTGAAAGAATAAGTCATCTACCCCAGAATGTTATTTTACTTTGAAATAGTTAACTTTTCTTTTTAATCACATTCTAACTGTATGAAGTACTCTTTATCAAAAAAGAAACAATGCTCCCGTCTTTTAATATTTCAGTTTACCTCATTAATATCCTGATTTCTCATGATGCATGATGTTTGAAATCAAGTATTATCTGCCTTACCTTCTTTGCCATAATCAATATTCCATGTTGCTAAACTTCACTTCCAATATactttaaattttcataaaagtCCCAATTACAATAATATACTACTCATTTAAAACAAACTACTAAAACAGTATTCTATTTGTATCATTTAACATGCATGTGCATCTGTTAGTTGATTAAAACAAATTTACTTATATTTTCTCAGCAATCTATGCAGGTCTATAACGACAAACCTACAATTACCAtcattaaacaaggaaaaattctctttcaacatcagaaaatttacttttaaatattttttgctcTTCTAATTACTTGAACAagtttaaaattgtttttttcGATGTATGTTGCACTTTTCTGCTTTAAGAATAGGAAACATGAACAAAAACCATATTGTGCTTTGACAAATAGatctttatttagtatattaaactcttttcaaatcctattaaCATGATTTCTTTCATTTTATGCTGTCTTGGTTGGATTGCTTCCAAATATTTCAAATTTCTATTAAATTATAATCTTTCTGTGCATTTATATTCCAACTTGATgcaaaaatgaaaaaatgttacTTAACAAAGCAGTGGATATTCATGGTTACTCATATTTTCCTCCAATTTTTCATTAGAGCATAGATCTAAATGACTG includes:
- the LOC140175026 gene encoding uncharacterized protein, yielding MSFPDVDDTQFTMEQASQNKLILDELRYDRALLAKQHKKFLSQIYTNQNHVYDKIIAAITSNSGGVFFLYGYGGTGKIFVWKTLSAALRSKGEIVLTVASSGIALLLLPGGRIAHFRFAIPLTPDECATCNIKQGNPLARLISIRKLIIWDETPIMNRFCFEALDRTIRDLLRHTNDASLHLPFGGKTVVLGGNFRQIPPIITKGSR
- the LOC140175027 gene encoding uncharacterized protein — translated: MRLNSVHEDHSVEELKEFANWILAIGDGKLGDSDDCCSIIAISSELLIREFNDPIEAIVRAIYADYLNNVCNPLHLQGRTILASTINVVEEVNNYMLSLNGNEIKTYVSSNSACFKDGANNTFESIHTPEFLATIKSSSLPSHELQLKKGCLVMLIRNIDHSAGLCNGTRLIVTRLRK